The region ATATGGCAAGCTATGCGATATCCAAGTGAAGTCTTGTGCTATAGCTAGCAGTCTTGTGATATTTCAATATTTTCTGAGTTCTGGTGATGGTTTGCAGATGAATGTTTCGTATAGTGGTTTGAAACACATCCTTGTTGGTGAAGGTATTACGGTGGAAGTAAGAGGAGCTCGAGAAATCTCTCTTTTTTACTCGTCTGATCTTGATCTGCAAATGAATGGAAGTACCAAGTGTAGCAAGGGGGAGAGTGACTTTTGGCCCTTTATGCAATCGATGTGCTTGCCTTTGATTCCAATACGCATATTCGGGTCTGCGTCGTTGATTGCTTATAGAGCTCGGAACCCTTATGCGCATATTGAAACTACACTAATTTCGGATGACACTGTTGAGCTGCTTTCAGAAAAATGTTACCATGGTCATATGTATAGAAAGCGAGGATGCCCCATTGACTCCTTAAGTTTGAGATTAAGTTTGTTTCAGAAAGTTTTGAGGAGTCTAATTGGTCATAAGATCCTTCAAGATCAGTTTTCCGGCCTTCTCAAAGCAAATATCAAAGCATCAGCTGATGTAAAGTTCCCCTTAGAATTGGAAAGGGACATAGGGAATAACATCACTCTTAGTTTGATGCCTGATTGGAGAACAAGACCCAGTGTAGAAAGGGTTTGGTTTGAGATAATTGCCAGAGTTGAGGAAAACAGGCTCAAACCTATTTTGATCAAGAAAGTGAAGCCTTTTATTGAATCTGATTCAATATCCTGGGCTAATTTGATGTCTAATATGTCTTATACAAAGTTGCGACCTGCTCTTCTTCCTCCGGAGTCTCTTACACTGGATGTGAAATGGTAGGAGGTACTCTTGTTAGTTGTAGTTTTTGCTTACACCTTTTTTTAGGCTTTGCTTGTAGATTTCTGTTGATCTTGTAATACACAAAATTCGTTCACTAATTCCTGTAAACTATCACTCATGCACTCATGATTTGTCTTGTAGATACCAAAATATGAgaggagaaaaagaaaatagaaaaacaatATGCTTTACATGCTTTTGTGGGCTTATAGGATTTGATCCTCATTCTTTATTAAGTGGCACTTCTGTTGTAGTCTAGAACTATGGACTAAGCTAATGTGCTATTTTGTGATGTGGTTTGTAGCCATGCTAAATGGTTGAACTGTTTAAGAAAATTAGATAAATGGGGTGAGGTGCTGACTGTGTGCTTGGTGTTTAGTTATAGACACAATCTGCAAGAACTTGATATTCCAAGACTTTCCATGTGTTGGTTTTCTCTATATTTCTGTTGGAAAGTTTTTAAGATCTATTCTTGATAGCTTTAAAAAATTTCTATGTATTACTTTGGTGCTTTCCTTGAGAAATAACTCACACAACTCACATGCCCCAATTTATTTTCACAAGTTCACAAGAAGTGACACATTTTTCAAATGGACTAAAAAAccaatttaattttatatcaaCGCACATTTTTGGGTGTTTTAGTAATTTCATTAGGGGAGCACATGGGCCGGGTCAACATGAAACCATCCAACCCAATCTGATTCAATAataaaaatgcgggttggattgggCAAACGGGTCAATCAGATGAATTTTATTACAATCCAATCATCTTTGGATCGAATATCAGATTCCATAATAATCCATCCAatccaacccgaaatccaatcatataataataatatattttttaataattttaacttttacctAACCTACTAGTAGGGTATGTAATTTATGGAGACTTGAAGTCCTTCTACTAGGGTAATTTTTAGGATACTTGGAGACTAATTTGTTTGTAATTACTTGTCATATTTAAATACTTGAAGTACTTActtagttatgtgttgttgtataGATGTGTGTAAACGGTAGTTATGAACTTATGATGTAATTGCATGTTAGAGACTTGGGCTACttgtttttataatatttttcaatattccatatttattttattttaatatttttcaatatttcagatttatttttatttttatgatgtAATTGCATGTCGTGCGCATCGTTGACGGGAGCTGGCGTCTGGGATATGTAGGACATCTTGGTATAGCAGATAGCTTGTGTGCATAATTGTTTGCTATCCTCCATGGCTTAACACTTTGTTGGGACCATGGGTTCGGggaa is a window of Lotus japonicus ecotype B-129 chromosome 5, LjGifu_v1.2 DNA encoding:
- the LOC130720186 gene encoding protein TUNICAMYCIN INDUCED 1, whose protein sequence is MLNKKKEVHLSGQLKLHPKIVCANLTNTRQKSQTSYRSIPLPSPAVPTTDAAKMITGRFQVPLFIFLIQFTAFASSSPSPSTHSNLTHILQDVLKAISTKEKWDLKEVRVLKLDVGKVRFGNSQDYKFRIGFGKNNLTLKFSDQVSSWNKFRNPKPDLGSLIRRVSSLPQLDSLKLNGPFELRVDDLHHLSLSLPMNVSYSGLKHILVGEGITVEVRGAREISLFYSSDLDLQMNGSTKCSKGESDFWPFMQSMCLPLIPIRIFGSASLIAYRARNPYAHIETTLISDDTVELLSEKCYHGHMYRKRGCPIDSLSLRLSLFQKVLRSLIGHKILQDQFSGLLKANIKASADVKFPLELERDIGNNITLSLMPDWRTRPSVERVWFEIIARVEENRLKPILIKKVKPFIESDSISWANLMSNMSYTKLRPALLPPESLTLDVKW